In Candidatus Binatia bacterium, one DNA window encodes the following:
- a CDS encoding acetyl-CoA C-acetyltransferase (Catalyzes the synthesis of acetoacetyl coenzyme A from two molecules of acetyl coenzyme A. It can also act as a thiolase, catalyzing the reverse reaction and generating two-carbon units from the four-carbon product of fatty acid oxidation) encodes MKDAVIVSAVRTPIGSLNGALNSLSAPTLGSIVIAAALGRAGVDGGEVDE; translated from the coding sequence ATGAAGGACGCGGTCATCGTCAGCGCGGTCAGGACCCCTATAGGAAGTCTCAACGGCGCGTTGAATTCTTTGTCTGCCCCGACGCTGGGAAGCATCGTGATCGCCGCGGCGCTAGGTCGAGCCGGAGTCGACGGCGGTGAAGTTGATGAA
- a CDS encoding AAA family ATPase, with the protein MEPAQFMPVGEACSTPLVQAMLDPAFYPERPTEVAHRETHISHVFLAGELAYKIKKNVRYSFVDYSTLERRKFFLEEELRLNRRLAPSVYLGILPISRDDYGWQLGSDARPEEYVLVMRRLPEKRMLDYLLERGQVTPRMMAALAEILVPFHAQAARGQRKHAYGHLSSAQKIWQQNLADLAPFVGRTIDAESLAAIRAFGGRFLDERAELMLRREREGRARELHGDLHCEHVCFAPEGIQIFDCVEFSPQLRRIDTASEVAFLLMDLEARGGKEQGRQFLRRYLELADDRELPELLPFYQCYRALVRGKVFSLISDTQAETAARYFDLAHSYTWQGVKPFVVMICGLTGSGKSTLARALARRLGAAVINSDVLRKRLAGAPERREPAHFGEGIYGAAMTGRVYRKMTEKTERHLAAGEGVILDGTFQKATQRAAVFETAAKYGAPVAIVYCHSREELIRERLQRRAAEGRDVSDGDWQIYLKQKDLFEPITESALPRLALDTESPVAELSRDAERFLRASFAKSRNETGSHSSQSDLNQPAEDR; encoded by the coding sequence ATGGAGCCAGCGCAATTCATGCCGGTCGGCGAAGCGTGCTCGACGCCTCTCGTCCAGGCGATGCTCGACCCGGCTTTTTATCCTGAAAGGCCGACTGAAGTCGCGCATCGGGAGACGCACATCTCCCATGTCTTTCTCGCCGGGGAGCTGGCGTACAAAATCAAAAAGAACGTGCGCTACTCGTTCGTCGATTATTCCACGCTCGAGCGGAGAAAATTTTTTCTCGAGGAAGAGCTGCGTCTCAACCGGCGGCTGGCGCCGTCGGTGTACTTGGGCATCCTGCCGATCTCGCGCGACGATTACGGCTGGCAGTTGGGCAGCGACGCTCGCCCCGAGGAATACGTTCTCGTCATGCGCCGGCTGCCGGAAAAACGGATGCTCGATTATTTGTTGGAGCGCGGCCAGGTGACGCCGCGAATGATGGCGGCTCTGGCGGAAATCCTGGTCCCGTTTCATGCTCAGGCCGCGCGGGGCCAAAGGAAGCACGCGTACGGGCATCTTTCGAGCGCGCAAAAAATTTGGCAGCAAAACCTGGCGGATCTCGCCCCCTTCGTCGGACGCACGATCGACGCCGAGAGTCTCGCGGCCATCCGCGCCTTCGGCGGCCGCTTTTTGGACGAGCGCGCCGAGCTGATGCTCCGCCGGGAGCGCGAGGGACGCGCGCGCGAGCTGCACGGCGATCTCCACTGCGAGCACGTCTGCTTCGCGCCCGAAGGCATTCAGATATTCGATTGCGTCGAGTTCAGCCCCCAACTGCGCCGCATTGACACGGCATCGGAAGTCGCTTTTCTGCTGATGGACCTGGAGGCGCGCGGGGGCAAAGAACAGGGCCGGCAATTTCTCCGCCGCTATCTCGAGCTGGCGGACGATCGTGAGCTGCCGGAGCTCTTGCCGTTCTATCAATGTTACCGCGCGCTGGTGCGGGGAAAAGTTTTTTCGTTGATCTCCGACACCCAGGCCGAAACGGCGGCGCGCTATTTCGATCTTGCCCACAGTTATACGTGGCAAGGGGTGAAGCCGTTCGTTGTGATGATCTGCGGCCTCACCGGCAGCGGCAAATCCACTTTAGCGCGCGCGCTGGCGCGCCGTCTCGGCGCCGCCGTCATCAATTCCGATGTCCTGCGCAAACGTCTCGCGGGAGCGCCCGAGCGGCGCGAGCCGGCCCATTTCGGCGAAGGAATCTACGGCGCCGCCATGACCGGCAGGGTTTATCGCAAAATGACCGAAAAAACCGAGCGCCATCTCGCCGCCGGAGAAGGAGTGATTCTGGATGGCACGTTTCAAAAAGCCACCCAGCGCGCCGCCGTTTTCGAGACGGCGGCAAAGTATGGCGCGCCGGTGGCGATCGTTTACTGTCATTCACGGGAAGAACTCATTCGGGAACGACTTCAAAGGCGCGCCGCCGAAGGGCGCGATGTTTCGGACGGCGACTGGCAAATCTACCTGAAACAAAAAGATCTCTTCGAGCCCATAACGGAATCGGCGCTGCCCCGTCTCGCTCTCGACACCGAATCTCCCGTCGCTGAGCTATCGCGGGATGCCGAGCGGTTTTTGCGCGCCTCGTTCGCCAAGAGCCGAAACGAGACCGGCTCCCATTCTTCACAGAGCGACTTGAATCAGCCAGCGGAGGACCGATGA